The DNA window GGAAAGGATCGCCGATGAGCGCTTCCGGGATCTTGTGGGGAATGTGGCAGGTCAATTCGAGCCCTTTCTGGTGGGCGCGCAAGGCGAGGGCCTTCATGGTATCCTCGATGCAGGATCGCAGATTGAAATCGGCGTTGTCGAGATTGAGCTTTCCGGCTTCAATCTTGGAAAAATCCAGGATGTCGTTGAGGATGGTCAGCAGCGAGTCGGCTGATGCCTTCACCGTGCTGAGATACTCCCGCTGCTCAGATGACAATTCGGTGTCCAGGGCCAGCTCCGTCATCCCCATGATGCCATTCATGGGTGTCCGGATCTCGTGGCTCATGTTGGCGAGAAAGTCGCTCTTGGCCCGGCTCGCAGCTTCGGCCGCCTCCTTGGCTGTCTGTGCCTCAACTTCGGCCCGCTTGCGTTCCGCGATCTCATGCTGCAGTTTGCCCGTTCTCTCATTGACCAGGAGAACGAGCTCCTGCTCCCGGTTTCGCAGGCTTCTCACGCGCAGGCGGTAAATCCCGCTACCGCATCCCACGAGCACCAGGAGAAGGAGCGCCTGAAACCAGTGCGTCTGATAAAAAAACGGCGCCAGATAGATGCTCATGGAAGCGCCCGCGTCGTTCCAGACGCCATCGTCGTTGCAGGCCATGGCCCGGAACCGATACCGCCCCGGGGGGATGTTCGTATAATAGGCGACACGCCGGGTACCCGCATCGATCCAATCGTTGTCGAAGCCCTCGAGTTGGTACTTGAACTGAACCTTCTGGGGAGACAGGAAGCTCAGCCCGGTATAGTGGAACTCAAGTTCTTTCCGTCCGGGCGGCAAGCTGATGTCGCCCGTCGATTCAACGGGCCGGCGGTCGACCATCACGGTTTCAATGATTACGGGAGGAGGCAGAACGTTGGCTCTCATCTCCTTGGGATTGACGACTGCGATGCCTTTGATGGTGGGAAACATGAGCATGCCGTTGCGCGTTCTCCAGCCGGCAGGCTGCGAACTCCCGTTGCATTCGCTGCTTCCCATGCCATCGGAGGTATCGTAGGCAACCGACTCAATACGCGCGATCCTTCCCTCTGCAAGTCCATTCAGGTCTCTCATGCTGTTACTGAAGACTCCGCGGTTGCAGCTCATCCAGAGGTTTGCCTTCTCATCCTCGAGAATCTGAAAAATGACGTCGTCGTAGAGGCCTTCCTTCGAAGTGTAGCGGAAGAACTCGCGGTTCTTGAATCGGAGCAGGCCTCCGCCGTAGGTACCAAGCCAGAGCGTGCCTTCGCTGTCTTCGTGAATGGTGTAAATGGCGTCGTTGCCGTCGTGGAGCCTGTAGGCGGTAAATTTCCCATCCTTGAAGAGATTGAGGCCGCTGCTTGTGCCGATCCAGAGGTTCCGATTTCGGTCTTCGTAAATGCACCGGACTGCGTTGTCGGACAGCCCGTCGTCGGTCGTGTACACGGTGAAGCGTCCGTCTTTCAAGAGATTGAGTCCGCCCCCTCTCGTGCCGATCCAGAGATTCCCCCTGCTGTCTTCATAGATCGCCCGCACCGATTCCTGCGAGAGCCCTTGACTGACGGTGTAGTTCTGGATGCTGCTGCCCCGAAGGCGGCTCAATCCGCTGCCGGTTCCGACCCAAAGGTCGCGGTTTCGATCTTCGAAAAGCGAAAAGACAACGTTGCTGGCAAGCCCGTCGCGCATAGTGTAGACTCGTGGCGCTTTGTTCGGGCTGAAACGTGTCAGCCCGGCTCCGTTGGTTCCCGCCCAGATGTCTCCCGCCGTGTCCTCGAAGATCGTCCGGACAAAATCACTCGACAATCCCTCGAGCGTGGTAATGCTGGTGAACTTTCCCTTTCTGACTCGATTCAATCCGCCGCCGTAAGTCCCGAGCCACAGGCTCCCTTCCCGGTCGCGGCAGATCGAGAGGATAAAATCGCTGGTCAGCCCTTCCCGGGTGGTGAAGCTGGAAAATTTCCCATCTCTAAACCGGTTGACCCCTCCTCCTTCAGTACCGATCCACAGGCTTCCCTCACCATCCTCGTAGAGAGAGGAAATCGAATTATGCGTTAGCCCGTTGCCCATCGTGTAGGTGGAGATCCTATCGCCGGTCAGGCAATTCAGGCCCATATTTGTGCCGATCCACAGTTTGCCGGCGTGATCTTCCAGGAGGGTCTTCACGGTACTGTCCGAGAGTCCGTCCTGGGAGGTATAGACCCGAACGCGCCCGTCCTGGATCCGATTAAGTCCTTTGTTGGTTCCCACCCAAATGCTGCCGTCGCGTGTTTCACAGATGGCAAGGACGAAGCCGTCGGAGAGTTTATTCGTGCCGTACTTTATCGCTTTCCCCCCCTGCAGTTCGACCAATCC is part of the Terriglobia bacterium genome and encodes:
- a CDS encoding response regulator, which codes for MIKAGLIQNARLLLVSVLLGSVVPVRASFALSGSLPADELLRYSHDAWQIEDGLPQNSVHALLQSRDGYIWLGTQEGLVRFDGVRFEVFNKKNTPQITRNHIQAMIEGKDGGLWLATVGGGVVRMLNGKFTVYTTRDGLMNDDVHALYEDRAGHLWVGSFGGGLVELQGGKAIKYGTNKLSDGFVLAICETRDGSIWVGTNKGLNRIQDGRVRVYTSQDGLSDSTVKTLLEDHAGKLWIGTNMGLNCLTGDRISTYTMGNGLTHNSISSLYEDGEGSLWIGTEGGGVNRFRDGKFSSFTTREGLTSDFILSICRDREGSLWLGTYGGGLNRVRKGKFTSITTLEGLSSDFVRTIFEDTAGDIWAGTNGAGLTRFSPNKAPRVYTMRDGLASNVVFSLFEDRNRDLWVGTGSGLSRLRGSSIQNYTVSQGLSQESVRAIYEDSRGNLWIGTRGGGLNLLKDGRFTVYTTDDGLSDNAVRCIYEDRNRNLWIGTSSGLNLFKDGKFTAYRLHDGNDAIYTIHEDSEGTLWLGTYGGGLLRFKNREFFRYTSKEGLYDDVIFQILEDEKANLWMSCNRGVFSNSMRDLNGLAEGRIARIESVAYDTSDGMGSSECNGSSQPAGWRTRNGMLMFPTIKGIAVVNPKEMRANVLPPPVIIETVMVDRRPVESTGDISLPPGRKELEFHYTGLSFLSPQKVQFKYQLEGFDNDWIDAGTRRVAYYTNIPPGRYRFRAMACNDDGVWNDAGASMSIYLAPFFYQTHWFQALLLLVLVGCGSGIYRLRVRSLRNREQELVLLVNERTGKLQHEIAERKRAEVEAQTAKEAAEAASRAKSDFLANMSHEIRTPMNGIMGMTELALDTELSSEQREYLSTVKASADSLLTILNDILDFSKIEAGKLNLDNADFNLRSCIEDTMKALALRAHQKGLELTCHIPHKIPEALIGDPFRLRQIIVNLVGNAIKFTHRGEVALEVDCASSPEQADGTAGPVCLQFAVRDTGIGIPPEKQRSIFEAFSQADGSTTRNFGGTGLGLTISSKLAEMMGGRIWVESELGRGSVFRFTACFGLGESAIDHAVPHLLADLPALIVDDNETNRFILREILSSWRMHPSVVDRGRAALHVLSKAASEGTPFPVVLLDSQMPEMDGFAVAAAIKRDPKLAGALIMMLTSSEQPEDIARCRQLGISAYLVKPIKRAELLESMMAALGKDRKAAADFQIAETRPDTARAGLHILVVEDNAVNRRVAVRMLESCGHRATVVADGCEAVAVAVDGSFDLILMDVQMPVMNGFEAAGHIRARERQRGSRHVPIVAMTAHAMKGDRERCVAAGMDDYIAKPLKKGDLMATIERTLRIFAEASNERTAIPTFDANTVLSEMDGDPALLAEIVDLFLQDCPARLNEIEDAVRRNDPCALAAAAHNLKGSAGNFGARPTVALLEELENMGRTGDMSRAGAILESLKRETRSLTAVLTGLAQEVPTHGNR